From a single Eriocheir sinensis breed Jianghai 21 unplaced genomic scaffold, ASM2467909v1 Scaffold161, whole genome shotgun sequence genomic region:
- the LOC126990394 gene encoding uncharacterized protein LOC126990394, translating to MSSTSQVIFFCSFFLLQFFEELVELPSSEDIAECVKEQDQRREELHSKREQRVEAAQEKQKAEYRNRKARGVKTFSFSVGMKVLKRNLRNETRKGGIMEQKWTGPNKVLDIDSSNRVALEAVSNGKKLKSRTPYNNLRPFLQSQLHCDRHLLDHRDRLQPSSIQGPVQPSPDTSQ from the exons ATGTCTAGTACCTCTCAAGTAATCTTCTTTTGCAGTTTCTTTTTGTTACAGTTCTTTGAAGAACTTGTTGAACTGCCCTCTTCCGAGGACATTGCGGAGTGTGTCAAAGAGCAGGACCAGAGGCGTGAAGAACTGCACTCCAAG CGGGAACAGAGAGTTGAAGCAGCCCAAGAAAAGCAGAAGGCTGAGTACAGGAACAGGAAAGCAAGAGGAGTGAAGACCTTCAGCTTCTCTGTAGGGATGAAGGTTCTTAAAAGAAACCTTCGCAATGAGACTCGGAAGGGTGGGATAATGGAGCAGAAGTGGACTGGTCCAAACAA AGTCCTTGACATCGACTCCTCAAACCGTGTGGCACTTGAGGCTGTGAGCAATGGGAAGAAGCTCAAGAGCCGTACTCCATACAACAACCTGAGGCCATTCCTCCAGAGCCAGTTGCACTGTGACAG ACACTTATTGGACCACAGAGATAGACTGCAGCCCTCCAGCATTCAGGGACCTGTGCAGCCATCACCTGACACCTCACAGTAA